The Geobacter metallireducens GS-15 region AGTTGAAACCGAAGAGGAGAGCTTTGCCGAGCTTTTCGAGAAAAGCAATAGCGAGACCCAGCGTCTGCGCCCAGGCTCGAAGGTGGAGGGGAAGATCCTCAAGATAGGCGCCGAGTGGGTTTTCATCGATATCGGCAAGAAGGGCGAAGGGGTCATGGAGCGCAAGGAGCTCCAGGACGCCGAAGGGAACCTGACCGTTGCCGAGGGTGACACCATCACCGCCTGGTTCACGGGGAGCGTGCGCAACGAGATGCGGTTCACCACCAAACTGGGGGCCGGCGCCGCGGCCAATGCCCAGCTTGAGGAAGCCCATCGCTCCGGCATTCCCGTGGAAGGGTTCGTCGTCAAGGAGATCAAGGGCGGATTTGAAGTGAGGCTCAGCGGCACCACCCGCGCCTTCTGCCCCTTCTCCCAGATCTCGCTCCGCCGCGCCGAGAATCCGGCCGAGTTCGTGGGAAAGCACCTCCTCTTCAAGGTCACTGAGTATAGCGAGCGGGGCCGCAACATCGTCCTTTCCCACCGCCAGATCCTCGAGGAGGAGCAGCGGGTCAAGCGGGAAGCCCTCAAGGAGGTTCTCCTGGAGGGAATGACCGTCACCGGCACCGTGACTCGTCTTGCCGACTTCGGCGCCTTCGTGGACCTGGGCGGGGTCGATGGCCTCATCCCCGTTTCCGAGGTGGGGTGGACCCGCGTCAAGCACGTCCGCGACGTCCTTTCCGTGGGCGAGCAGGTGAGCGTGGTCATCAAGAAAATCGACTGGGAAGCCGGCAAGATCTCCCTCAGCCTCAAGGATACCCTGGCCGATCCCTGGACCACCGTGGCCGAGCAGTTCCCCGAGGGGTCCTACCACACCGGCACCGTGGCGCGCCTTGCCGCCTTCGGCGCCTTCGTGACCCTCGCCCCTGGCATCGACGGGCTGATCCACATCTCCAAGCTCGGCAAGGGGAAGCGGATCAACCACCCCAGCGACGTGCTGAAAGAGGGAGAGACCGTCGAAGTGAAGGTGGACGGTGTCGATCGTGAAGCCCGCCGCCTTTCCCTGGCCCTTGCCGAGGTGAGCCGTGCCGCCGAAGAGGAGGAGAAGAGCGTCGCCTCCTTCCGCCAGCAGGCCACGTCTTCCTCGAAGGAATCCATGGGCTCTTTCGGCGACCTCCTCAAGGCCAAGATCGAAGAGAAGAGGTAAGTGGCAAAGCAGTCCGACTACATCACCCCCGAGGGGGCGAAGAAACTCCGCGACGAGCTTGCCTGGCTCTGGAAGGAGGAACGCCCCCGTGTCACCCAGGGCGTTTCCGACGCCGCCGCCGAGGGGGACCGTTCGGAAAACGCCGAGTATATCTACGGCAAGAAGCGGCTGCGGGAGATCGACCGCCGCATCCGCTTCCTCACCCAGCGCCTCGACCACCTCACCGTGGTCGAGGATCCCCCTCCCGCCACTGGCAAGGTCTTTTTCGGCGCCTGGATCAGGCTCGAAACCGAGGAGGGTGACGAGGTGATCTACCGCGTCGTCGGCCCCGACGAGACCGACGCCTCAAAAGGATTCATCAGCATCGACTCCCCCATGGGGAAAGCGCTTCTCGGCCGGAACGAGGGGGACGAGGTCCCTGTCCGCCGGCCGGCCGGGGAAGCGGTCTTTACGGTGCTCGAAGTCGCCTACCAGCCACTTTCTTGAAGAATTCAGAAACCAGGAGTCAGAATTCAGAATGGGTAAACCGCCTGGCTTCTGAATCCTGAATTCTGACTCCTGACTCCTGGATTCTTAAACTCAGGAGGTTCTCCCCATGTACGTCGTCATCCTCGCCGGCGGCTCCGGCACCCGTTTCTGGCCCCTGTCCCGCAAACTCCATCCCAAGCAACTCATGTCGGTCTTCGGCGGCAAGTCGATGCTCCAGCGAACCGCGGAACGGGTTCTCCCCCTTAACCCCAAGCGAATACTCGTGATCACCAACCACCTCCAGGCCGAGGAAACCCGGCGCCAGCTGGAGTATCTGCGGGGCGTCCGGATCGAGGTGATCGAGGAACCCCTGGGGCGCAACACGGCCCCCGCCATCTGCCTCGCCGCCACCCTCATTGCCCGCCACGACCCCGAAGCGGTGATGGCGGTGCTCCCCGCTGACCATTTCATCCGTGACGAGGATGCATTCTGTGCCACCATCCAGAAGGGGAGGGAGGCGGCCCTGAACGGCTACCTGGTCACCCTGGGAATCACCCCTGACCGCCCCGAGACCGGTTACGGCTACATCGAGGCCGAGACATCGCTGCGGGGTGACGGGCCCTACCCGGTAAAGAGGTTCGTGGAAAAGCCCGACCGCGAGAGGGCCCTGGAGTTCCTTGCCGCCGGCACCTTCTTCTGGAACAGCGGCATGTTCCTCTGGCGTGCCGACGTGATCCTTGGCCAGATGGCAGCCCATATGCCGGAACTGGCTCAGGCCTTTGCCGGCATCACCTTTTCCCCCGACATCTGGGAACCGGCCGACCTGGCCCCCCAGATCGAGGCGGTTTACGCCATGGTCAAAGGGGAGTCCATCGACTATGGCGTCATGGAGAAGGCCGATAGTGTGGCCATGATCCCGGCTTCCTTCGGGTGGAGCGACGTGGGGAGCTGGAGCGCGCTCCCCGAGGTGATGGAGCCCGACGCGGCCGGCAACGTGGTCATCGGCGCGCCGGAAACGGTCATTGCCGATGCCGCCGGCTGCATCCTCCGTGGCGAGAAGCTCATGGCACTGGTCGGGGTTCGGGATCTCGTGGTGGTCGATACCCCCGACGCCCTCCTGGTCTGCGCCAAGGACAGGGCCCAGGACGTGAAGAAAGTGGTGGAGGAGCTGGAGCGGCGCGGCCTGAGGCGCTGCCTCTGATGAGTTACGAAGTCCTCAAAGATCTGGAGATCCTGTTCGGCCTGGCCGTGTTCACGGTGGTGCTCCTGCGCCGGTTCATGCTCCCCTCCATCATTGGCTTTCTCGCCACCGGCATCCTGGCCGGCCCCTACGCCCTCGGGCTCATCGAGGACACCCATCAGGTGGAGCAGATGGCCGAGATCGGGGTGGTGCT contains the following coding sequences:
- the rpsA gene encoding 30S ribosomal protein S1; translated protein: MDMDEKDVVETEEESFAELFEKSNSETQRLRPGSKVEGKILKIGAEWVFIDIGKKGEGVMERKELQDAEGNLTVAEGDTITAWFTGSVRNEMRFTTKLGAGAAANAQLEEAHRSGIPVEGFVVKEIKGGFEVRLSGTTRAFCPFSQISLRRAENPAEFVGKHLLFKVTEYSERGRNIVLSHRQILEEEQRVKREALKEVLLEGMTVTGTVTRLADFGAFVDLGGVDGLIPVSEVGWTRVKHVRDVLSVGEQVSVVIKKIDWEAGKISLSLKDTLADPWTTVAEQFPEGSYHTGTVARLAAFGAFVTLAPGIDGLIHISKLGKGKRINHPSDVLKEGETVEVKVDGVDREARRLSLALAEVSRAAEEEEKSVASFRQQATSSSKESMGSFGDLLKAKIEEKR
- the greB gene encoding transcription elongation factor GreB; the protein is MAKQSDYITPEGAKKLRDELAWLWKEERPRVTQGVSDAAAEGDRSENAEYIYGKKRLREIDRRIRFLTQRLDHLTVVEDPPPATGKVFFGAWIRLETEEGDEVIYRVVGPDETDASKGFISIDSPMGKALLGRNEGDEVPVRRPAGEAVFTVLEVAYQPLS
- a CDS encoding mannose-1-phosphate guanylyltransferase, with the translated sequence MYVVILAGGSGTRFWPLSRKLHPKQLMSVFGGKSMLQRTAERVLPLNPKRILVITNHLQAEETRRQLEYLRGVRIEVIEEPLGRNTAPAICLAATLIARHDPEAVMAVLPADHFIRDEDAFCATIQKGREAALNGYLVTLGITPDRPETGYGYIEAETSLRGDGPYPVKRFVEKPDRERALEFLAAGTFFWNSGMFLWRADVILGQMAAHMPELAQAFAGITFSPDIWEPADLAPQIEAVYAMVKGESIDYGVMEKADSVAMIPASFGWSDVGSWSALPEVMEPDAAGNVVIGAPETVIADAAGCILRGEKLMALVGVRDLVVVDTPDALLVCAKDRAQDVKKVVEELERRGLRRCL